The Arachis duranensis cultivar V14167 chromosome 2, aradu.V14167.gnm2.J7QH, whole genome shotgun sequence genome has a window encoding:
- the LOC107473954 gene encoding pentatricopeptide repeat-containing protein At3g18020-like, whose translation MDHFCRFGQPQQANILFFDMKGRGHCPNVVSYTTLINGYCLIGGIGDARKVFDEMLDSGIAANYLTYSVLVRGFLRKKDIEGAKGMMCQLWEKMRVESEASMKMAAFANLVDSLCRGGFFNELFRIAKEFALGGSLCEDVAYGQMIDSLCKVGRYHAAARIVYIMRKRGLVPSVACYNYIIHGLSKDGDFMRAYQLLEEAEFGFLLSEHTYKVLVEALCQVLDVDKARKVLKHMLSREGVDKTRIYNTI comes from the coding sequence ATGGATCACTTTTGCAGGTTTGGTCAACCCCAACAAGCTAACATACTATTCTTCGACATGAAGGGTAGAGGGCATTGCCCCAATGTGGTTTCTTATACTACTCTCATTAATGGGTACTGCTTAATTGGTGGAATTGGTGATGCCCGcaaggtgtttgatgaaatgcttgataGTGGTATTGCGGCAAATTATTTGACTTATAGTGTTTTAGTCCGCGGGTTTCTTAGGAAGAAGGATATAGAAGGAGCAAAGGGAATGATGTGCCAGTTATGGGAAAAGATGAGGGTTGAAAGCGAGGCTTCGATGAAGATGGCAGCCTTTGCGAATCTGGTTGATTCTCTGTGTAGGGGAGGGTTCTTCAATGAATTGTTTAGGATAGCCAAGGAGTTTGCATTAGGGGGCAGTTTGTGTGAGGATGTTGCATATGGACAGATGATAGATTCACTCTGCAAGGTTGGGAGGTATCATGCGGCTGCTAGGATTGTGTATATAATGAGGAAGAGAGGATTAGTTCCGAGTGTAGCatgttataattatattatacatGGGCTTAGCAAGGATGGTGATTTTATGAGAGCTTATCAGTTATTAGAGGAAGCTGAATTCGGATTCTTGCTTTCTGAGCATACCTACAAGGTGTTGGTGGAAGCTCTTTGCCAAGTGCTGGATGTGGACAAGGCAAGGAAAGTTCTTAAACACATGCTAAGTAGGGAAGGCGTCGACAAGACTAGGATTTACAACACTATTTAA